Proteins from a genomic interval of Zingiber officinale cultivar Zhangliang chromosome 2A, Zo_v1.1, whole genome shotgun sequence:
- the LOC122042537 gene encoding probable E3 ubiquitin-protein ligase LOG2 has translation MGNAASNGTRNGGGRSNSGHHQSNPFGPLPSPPQPTEASDNLHAFAATTPYPPQYPNLNPPQYYPSGYHPPPPLATPVPSYQYHRVIGGPHGEYSVRQSGWMGRGRYPPDGPLAVPSSNFEHQNTVAIRNFVDIKKETLGVEPDEENPGRFLVSFFFDATVAGSITIIFFAKEGAECSLTATKDLLQPVTVSFKEGSGQKFRQSSGTGINFSMFDEAELMKEGEEGIYPLAIKAEACPSNYQGPVGEDQKLEIPQSQITQALFKRKGNGDYHILVVKQILRVNQTKYELQDIYGIGNSVDNAVDGNEPGKECVICLSEPRQITVLPCRHMCMCHECAKIVQFHTNRCPICRQPVGRLLEIQIDNGAEQQHQSQDIS, from the exons ATGGGAAACGCCGCGAGCAATGGTACCAGAAACGGCGGTGGTCGGAGTAACTCCGGCCATCACCAGTCCAATCCCTTCGGCCCCTTGCCTTCCCCGCCACAGCCGACTGAGGCGTCTGACAATCTCCATGCGTTCGCCGCGACGACGCCTTATCCGCCACAATACCCTAATCTAAACCCCCCGCAGTACTATCCTTCCGGGTACCACCCGCCTCCTCCACTGGCGACGCCGGTGCCTTCATATCAGTACCACCGTGTCATCGGCGGACCTCATGGAGAGTACTCTGTTCGTCAATCGGGGTGGATGGGTCGCGGGAGGTATCCGCCTGATGGCCCTCTGGCTGTTCCGTCTTCGAATTTCGAACATCAGAATACCGTAGCAATCAGGAACTTTGTTGATATTAAGAAAGAGACTCTCGGTGTTGAGCCTGATGAGGAAAATCCAGGCCGATTCCTCGTTTCCTTCTTCTTCGATGCGACCGTCGCAGGAAG CATCACTATTATCTTCTTTGCAAAAGAAGGTGCTGAATGTAGCCTAACGGCAACTAAGGACTTGCTCCAACCAGTCACAGTTTCCTTTAAGGAAGGTTCTGGTCAGAAGTTCAGGCAATCATCTGGTACAGGTATCAACTTCTCAATGTTTGATGAGGCCGAGTTGATGAAAGAGGGAGAAGAGGGTATATATCCTCTTGCTATAAAAGCAGAAGCTTGTCCATCAAACTATCAAGGTCCGGTTGGTGAGGATCAGAAACTTGAAATTCCACAATCACAGATCACACAGGCTCTTTTCAAGAGGAAAGGGAATGGTGACTATCATATTCTCGTGGTGAAGCAGATATTGCGGGTGAACCAAACCAAATATGAGCTGCAGGACATTTATGGCATAGGAAACTCTGTTGACAACGCTGTTGATGGGAATGAACCAGGAAAAGAATGTGTGATTTGTCTTTCTGAGCCACGCCAAATCACTGTCCTCCCTTGCAGACACATG TGCATGTGCCATGAATGTGCAAAGATTGTTCAGTTCCATACGAATAGATGCCCAATCTGCAGGCAGCCAGTGGGGCGGCTGCTGGAGATCCAGATCGATAATGGAGCTGAGCAGCAACATCAATCACAAGACATTTCCTAG
- the LOC122042539 gene encoding probable beta-1,4-xylosyltransferase IRX9H — protein MASIRRTLLAATDLDRSCRHHALLHRKGSLSSSFSSRGKLQQHHNSWRRWCLLRLLLFFLFGFLFGLFPFADLEDSSFRPQRLSFGSSSSAILTTAADNSGNSYLPRRALGNVALRYRASQIDDARFIKDASNPPPFKLPQDQSGDGKLLLIVTPTYSPAFQRLYLSRLGQTLRLVRPPLLWIVVEMNEATVETADILRGTGVMYRHLVCKKNLTDTKNRGVHQRNTALEHIERHRLDGIVHFTDEDSIYSLELFERLREIRRFGVWPVAMLAQNKNEAILEGPVCNGSQVIGWHTNQKSKRLRRFHVDMSGFAFNSSIIWDTRRWNRPNMDAIQQLDTMNKGLQETTFIEQIVEDESQMEGIPYGCSRIMNWYLPLEAKDLVYPKGWQVSRNSDAVVRLT, from the exons ATGGCGTCCATCAGGCGAACCCTCTTGGCGGCGACCGACCTCGATCGTTCCTGCCGCCACCACGCCTTACTGCACCGGAAAggctccctctcctcttccttctcctcccgcGGGAAGCTACAGCAGCACCATAACTCTTGGCGGAGGTGGTGCCTGCttcgcttgctccttttcttcctATTCGGCTTTCTTTTCGGACTATTCCCCTTCGCTGACCTCGAAGATTCCAGCTTTCGCCCCCAACGCCTCTCTTTTGGTTCCTCCTCCTCCGCAATCTTAACGACGGCCGCCGATAATAGCGGTAACAGTTACCTCCCCCGTCGTGCTCTGGGGAACGTCGCTTTGCGCTACCGTGCCAGTCAGATCGATGATGCGCGATTTATTAAAGACGCTAGCAATCCGCCGCCATTCAAGCTTCCACAGGATCAGTCGGGCGATGGGAAGCTGCTGCTCATCGTCACTCCCACGTACAGTCCGGCGTTCCAAAGGTTATACCTGAGTCGGCTGGGCCAGACACTTAGGCTGGTGCGGCCACCCCTACTTTGGATAGTGGTGGAAATGAATGAAGCCACAGTTGAGACAGCAGATATCCTCAGGGGAACGGGCGTCATGTACAGGCATCTTGTCTGCAAGAAGAATTTGACCGACACCAAGAACAGGGGCGTCCACCAGAGGAACACCGCGCTTGAGCACATCGAGCGGCATCGCCTGGATGGTATTGTGCACTTCACAGATGAAGATAGCATTTATTCCCTTGAACTGTTCGAGCGTCTGCGGGAGATCAG GAGATTTGGTGTTTGGCCTGTTGCAATGCTTGCTCAGAACAAAAACGAGGCTATACTTGAAGGTCCAGTGTGTAATGGAAGTCAAGTAATTGGATGGCATACTAATCAGAAAAGCAAGAGATTGAGGAGATTTCATGTTGATATGTCTGGTTTTGCATTCAACAGCTCCATAATATGGGACACCAGGAGATGGAATCGTCCAAATATGGATGCCATTCAGCAACTAGATACAATGAACAAGGGTCTTCAG GAGACAACATTTATAGAGCAAATAGTAGAGGATGAGAGTCAAATGGAAGGCATACCATATGGTTGCTCAAGGATCATGAATTGGTACCTCCCTCTAGAAGCAAAAGATCTTGTTTATCCTAAAGGATGGCAAGTATCTAGGAACTCTGATGCTGTGGTTCGATTAACATGA